From Solidesulfovibrio carbinoliphilus subsp. oakridgensis, the proteins below share one genomic window:
- a CDS encoding PadR family transcriptional regulator, whose protein sequence is MPPEKIKGYRHLPAFLLLALAHGPGHGAAVHARMQALLPLRGVDSGAVYRTLGSLEADGQIVGEWDTAGPGPARKTYRLTPAGWDRLDFWREDIAYRVRLLDIFLETARTVQAGRPKE, encoded by the coding sequence ATGCCGCCGGAAAAGATCAAAGGATACCGCCATCTGCCCGCCTTTCTCCTGCTCGCCCTGGCCCACGGTCCCGGACACGGGGCCGCCGTCCACGCCCGGATGCAGGCCCTGCTGCCGCTTCGGGGCGTGGATTCGGGCGCGGTCTATCGGACGCTCGGCAGCCTGGAGGCCGACGGCCAGATCGTCGGGGAGTGGGACACGGCCGGCCCCGGCCCGGCCCGAAAGACCTACCGGCTGACCCCGGCCGGCTGGGACCGGCTCGATTTCTGGCGCGAGGACATCGCATACCGGGTCCGGCTCCTGGACATCTTTCTGGAAACCGCCCGCACCGTCCAGGCCGGCCGGCCGAAGGAGTAG
- the chrA gene encoding chromate efflux transporter yields MEQDTPSLGALFGVFFRLGVTGFGGPAMIAVIRDLSVNRHRWVSEEGFRDGLVLAQSIPGATAMQVAAYIGLVRRGVAGALAAYLGLGLPAFFLMLGLSAFYARTQSIAWMVSLMHGLSVAVVALIGFAAWTFARVSCREVRGAAVAGASAVALGLGVNPFLVIVGAAAAGMALYRDRQPDAAPVPPGNALRRGLAQSLPLFTALCLVMAATWLYNPGLFDLARLMLGINCVSFSGGFAALPLMYHQIVDVAGQMPGRMFMDGIALGQITPGPISITSTFLGYMLFGPVGAVVATIAMFAPSFLILLTVAPSFAALKGSRRFFRASLGIAASFVGLLAYVTWKFSLEATWGPAAVALLAVSLLALWRRIDILYVVGFAALYSLLLL; encoded by the coding sequence ATGGAGCAAGACACCCCAAGCCTCGGCGCCCTCTTCGGCGTCTTTTTCCGCCTCGGCGTCACCGGCTTCGGCGGGCCGGCCATGATCGCGGTCATCCGCGACCTGTCCGTCAACCGCCACCGCTGGGTGAGCGAGGAAGGCTTCCGCGACGGGCTGGTCCTGGCCCAGTCCATCCCCGGGGCCACGGCCATGCAGGTGGCGGCCTACATCGGCCTCGTCCGCCGGGGCGTGGCCGGAGCCCTGGCCGCCTACCTGGGCCTTGGCCTGCCGGCCTTTTTCCTGATGCTCGGCCTGTCCGCCTTCTACGCCAGGACCCAGTCCATCGCCTGGATGGTGTCGCTCATGCACGGCCTGTCCGTGGCCGTGGTGGCCCTCATCGGCTTCGCCGCCTGGACCTTTGCCCGGGTGTCCTGCCGGGAGGTCCGGGGGGCGGCCGTGGCCGGGGCCTCGGCCGTGGCCCTCGGCCTTGGCGTCAATCCGTTCCTGGTCATTGTGGGCGCGGCCGCGGCCGGCATGGCCCTGTACCGCGACCGCCAACCGGACGCCGCGCCCGTGCCGCCCGGCAACGCGCTTCGCCGGGGACTGGCCCAGTCCCTGCCGCTTTTCACCGCCCTGTGCCTGGTCATGGCCGCCACCTGGCTCTACAATCCGGGCCTCTTCGATCTGGCCCGGCTCATGCTCGGCATCAACTGCGTGTCGTTTTCCGGGGGATTCGCCGCCCTGCCGCTCATGTACCACCAGATCGTGGACGTGGCCGGCCAGATGCCGGGGCGGATGTTCATGGACGGCATCGCCCTCGGGCAGATCACCCCCGGGCCCATCAGCATCACGTCCACCTTTCTCGGCTACATGCTTTTCGGCCCGGTCGGCGCGGTGGTGGCCACCATCGCCATGTTCGCGCCGTCGTTTCTCATTCTCCTGACCGTGGCCCCGTCGTTTGCCGCCCTCAAGGGCTCCAGGCGTTTTTTCCGGGCCTCCCTCGGCATCGCGGCCAGCTTCGTCGGCCTTCTCGCCTATGTGACCTGGAAATTCTCCCTGGAAGCGACCTGGGGACCGGCCGCCGTGGCCCTTTTGGCCGTGTCCCTTCTGGCGCTGTGGCGGCGCATCGACATCCTCTACGTGGTCGGGTTCGCGGCCCTCTATTCGCTGCTGTTGCTCTGA
- a CDS encoding diguanylate cyclase domain-containing protein produces MDADSRSRKKLAAELAVLSRRVAELEEQHRECLETEQALRQSEERYRRLLESVTDYVYTVTVRDGVPVATSHGPNCVAVTGYTAGEYAENPLLWLTMVPDEDRGAVLAHAEKVLCGEAAPFEHRIIHKDGSIRYVRNTPVVHRDASGALVAYDGIINDITERRRAEELITRMSLHDGLTGLPNRALYMDRLRQTLSLAERQGERVAVYFIDLDRFKGVNDDYGHEAGDKVLAEAARRLVACVRRSDTVARIGGDEFVALTPGVGDPANAEAIAGKMVAAMREPFTVLGHICQLGASVGLALFPEDAGRGGLLLRLADAAMYAAKKAGGGDGWRRTGAAPAAFQSNSSE; encoded by the coding sequence ATGGACGCCGACTCCCGCAGCCGGAAGAAGCTTGCCGCCGAATTGGCGGTTTTGAGCCGTCGCGTGGCCGAGCTCGAGGAGCAGCACCGGGAGTGCCTGGAGACCGAGCAGGCCTTGCGCCAGAGCGAGGAACGCTACCGCCGGCTGCTGGAATCGGTCACGGACTACGTCTACACGGTGACGGTGCGGGACGGCGTGCCGGTGGCCACCAGCCACGGCCCGAACTGCGTGGCCGTGACCGGCTACACGGCCGGGGAATACGCGGAAAACCCCCTGCTGTGGCTGACCATGGTGCCGGACGAGGACCGCGGGGCCGTGCTGGCCCATGCCGAAAAGGTCCTGTGCGGCGAGGCCGCGCCCTTCGAACACCGGATCATCCACAAGGACGGCTCCATCCGCTACGTGCGCAACACCCCGGTCGTCCACCGCGACGCCTCCGGGGCCCTTGTCGCCTACGACGGCATCATAAACGACATCACCGAGCGTCGGCGGGCCGAGGAGCTCATCACCCGCATGTCGCTCCACGACGGCCTGACGGGGCTCCCGAACCGGGCACTCTACATGGACCGGCTGCGCCAGACCCTGTCCCTGGCCGAGCGCCAGGGGGAGCGGGTGGCGGTCTATTTCATCGACCTCGACCGGTTCAAGGGTGTCAACGACGACTACGGCCACGAGGCGGGGGACAAGGTGCTGGCCGAGGCGGCCCGCCGGCTCGTGGCCTGCGTGCGCCGCAGCGACACCGTGGCCCGGATCGGGGGCGACGAGTTCGTGGCCCTGACGCCGGGCGTCGGCGACCCGGCCAATGCCGAGGCCATTGCCGGGAAGATGGTCGCGGCCATGCGCGAGCCGTTCACGGTCCTCGGCCACATCTGCCAGCTCGGGGCCAGCGTGGGCCTGGCCCTTTTCCCGGAGGACGCCGGCCGGGGCGGCCTTCTCTTGCGCCTGGCCGACGCGGCCATGTACGCCGCCAAGAAGGCCGGCGGCGGCGACGGCTGGCGGCGGACCGGAGCGGCGCCGGCGGCCTTTCAGAGCAACAGCAGCGAATAG